One window from the genome of Nomascus leucogenys isolate Asia chromosome 12, Asia_NLE_v1, whole genome shotgun sequence encodes:
- the C12H1orf162 gene encoding transmembrane protein C1orf162 homolog, translating into MGGNGSTSKPDTERQGTLPTAAPTTSPAPCLSNHYNEKHLILAFCAGVLLALLLIVFIFLIIKIYRKCHSKSRALDSHSDPLAKLSSIPGESLTYASMTFKLSEEKSNHLAENCSADFDPIVYAQIKVAN; encoded by the exons ATGGGAGGAAATGGCTCCACATCTAAACCCGACACTG AAAGACAAGGCACTCTCCCCACAGCAGCCCCAACAACTAGCCCTGCACCCTGTCTCTCTAACCACTACAA CGAAAAACATTTAATCCTTGCCTTTTGTGCTGGGGTTCTACTGGCACTGCTGCTGATAGTCTTTATCTTCCTCATCATAAAGATCTACAGAAAAT GTCACTCCAAGTCCCGGGCCCTAGATTCTCACTCAGATCCTCTGGCCAAG CTTTCATCCATCCCAGGGGAATCACTTACCTATGCCAGCATGACTTTcaaactctcagaagaaaagagCAATCACTTGGCTGAGAACTGTTCTGCAGACTTTGACCCCATTGTCTATGCTCAAATTAAAGTAGCAAACTAA